A region from the Phycisphaerales bacterium genome encodes:
- the accC gene encoding acetyl-CoA carboxylase biotin carboxylase subunit codes for MFKRILIANRGEIALRIMRACQEMGIETVCVYSTADRDAPYLRLADRAICIGPGPARQSYIDITRIIAAAEIADVDAIHPGYGFLSERADFSQACRDCKIEFIGPTPEAMAKLGDKVACKKTAKEAKVPIFPGSDGAIEEEDEAVAVATKIGYPVIIKAAAGGGGRGMRVCRNEATLRSSIKAAQQEAQAAFGNGAVFIEKFLEHARHVEVQVLGDKHGHAVHLYERDCSLQRRHQKVIEEAPGPNIDRKKRENVCEAAARLIKAANYHGAATVEFLMDDKQNFYMLEVNTRVQVEHPVTEMITGIDIVKTTIRVAAGEKLAFRQGDISIRGHAMECRINAEDPEHNFRPSAGRITTFEPPGGLGVRLDSHVVTGYAVPPNYDSMIGKLICWADDREQCMDRMARALREFRVEGIKTTIPLHQRLMEDRAFRQGGVDIHYLERLLK; via the coding sequence ATGTTCAAACGCATCCTCATCGCGAATCGTGGCGAGATCGCCCTTCGGATCATGCGGGCCTGTCAGGAGATGGGCATCGAGACGGTGTGCGTGTATTCGACCGCCGATCGGGACGCGCCGTATCTGCGGCTGGCGGATCGGGCGATCTGCATCGGGCCCGGGCCGGCGCGCCAGTCGTACATCGACATCACGCGGATCATCGCCGCCGCCGAGATCGCCGACGTGGACGCGATCCATCCCGGGTATGGGTTCCTGTCGGAACGTGCGGACTTCTCGCAGGCGTGCCGGGATTGCAAGATCGAGTTCATCGGGCCGACGCCCGAGGCGATGGCGAAACTGGGGGACAAGGTCGCGTGCAAGAAGACGGCGAAGGAGGCGAAGGTTCCGATCTTCCCCGGCTCCGACGGCGCGATCGAGGAGGAGGACGAGGCCGTCGCGGTGGCGACGAAGATCGGGTATCCGGTGATCATCAAGGCGGCGGCGGGCGGGGGCGGGCGCGGGATGCGCGTGTGTCGAAACGAGGCGACGCTGCGCTCGTCGATCAAGGCGGCGCAGCAGGAGGCGCAGGCGGCGTTCGGGAACGGGGCCGTGTTCATCGAGAAGTTCCTCGAGCACGCGCGGCACGTCGAGGTCCAGGTGCTTGGGGACAAGCACGGGCACGCCGTGCACCTGTACGAGCGGGACTGCTCGCTCCAGCGTCGGCACCAGAAGGTGATCGAGGAGGCGCCGGGGCCAAACATCGATCGCAAGAAGCGCGAGAACGTCTGCGAGGCGGCGGCGCGGCTGATCAAGGCCGCCAACTACCACGGGGCCGCCACCGTCGAGTTCCTGATGGACGACAAGCAGAACTTCTACATGCTCGAGGTGAACACGCGGGTGCAGGTGGAGCACCCGGTGACGGAGATGATCACGGGGATCGACATCGTGAAGACGACGATCCGGGTGGCGGCGGGGGAGAAACTGGCGTTCCGGCAGGGGGACATCTCGATCCGCGGGCACGCGATGGAGTGCCGCATCAACGCGGAGGACCCGGAGCACAACTTTCGGCCGAGCGCGGGGAGGATCACGACGTTCGAGCCGCCGGGCGGGCTGGGCGTTCGCCTGGACAGCCACGTCGTCACGGGGTATGCCGTGCCGCCGAACTATGACAGCATGATCGGGAAACTGATCTGCTGGGCGGACGACCGCGAGCAGTGCATGGACCGGATGGCTCGGGCGCTGCGCGAGTTCCGCGTGGAGGGGATCAAGACGACGATCCCGCTGCACCAGCGGCTGATGGAAGATCGCGCGTTCCGGCAGGGGGGCGTGGATATTCACTATCTGGAGCGGCTGCTGAAGTAA
- a CDS encoding DUF2695 domain-containing protein, with product MAGTTRAVLIAVGVLALAIGSFYNFGGRQSRQLAPAPSEDLPPLTRAELKGLFDYLDSQPCAHDLRAATRYLKDHNLPVDKTLAWLQENGAGCDCEVILNTDGVWGEWAGRKHISED from the coding sequence ATGGCGGGTACTACGCGTGCCGTTCTCATCGCTGTTGGAGTACTCGCCCTCGCGATTGGTTCATTTTACAACTTTGGTGGACGACAGAGTCGTCAACTGGCACCCGCACCATCCGAGGACCTTCCCCCACTCACACGGGCTGAACTCAAGGGACTCTTTGACTATCTTGATAGCCAACCTTGTGCACACGATCTTCGTGCAGCTACACGGTATCTGAAGGATCACAACCTCCCCGTCGATAAGACTCTCGCTTGGCTGCAAGAGAATGGCGCGGGCTGCGATTGTGAAGTGATCCTCAATACTGACGGCGTGTGGGGAGAGTGGGCAGGCCGCAAGCATATCAGTGAGGACTGA
- a CDS encoding triose-phosphate isomerase produces the protein MAHDHERSRRPFVGGNWKMNTDRTAASDLTRGVVDGLMNIDGVDVAVFPPYPYLLLVRSILRDRSSAIKLGAQDAYFKEDGAFTGEVSINMLKDCGVQVVLCGHSERRHVIGESDEMVNAKVRAVLDAGLECILCVGETLDERTAGHQDIVTSRQIKTGLAEVPGDWLERLTIAYEPVWAIGTGKTATPDDAQSAHAHIRELVAHLYGPERAARLRIQYGGSLKAGNAAELFAQGDVDGGLVGGASLKAVEFVGIVKAAAIARA, from the coding sequence ATGGCACACGATCACGAACGCTCGCGTCGGCCCTTTGTCGGCGGCAACTGGAAGATGAACACCGACCGCACGGCGGCGTCCGACCTGACGCGCGGCGTGGTGGACGGGCTGATGAACATCGACGGCGTGGACGTCGCGGTCTTCCCGCCGTATCCGTATCTCCTGCTCGTCCGCTCGATCCTGCGCGACCGCAGCAGCGCCATCAAACTCGGCGCCCAGGACGCCTACTTCAAGGAGGACGGCGCGTTCACCGGCGAGGTCTCGATCAACATGCTCAAGGACTGCGGCGTGCAGGTCGTTTTGTGCGGGCACTCCGAGCGTCGGCACGTCATCGGCGAGAGCGACGAGATGGTGAACGCGAAGGTGCGTGCCGTGCTCGACGCGGGGCTCGAGTGCATCCTGTGTGTTGGTGAGACGCTCGACGAGCGTACGGCGGGGCACCAGGACATCGTGACGAGCCGGCAGATCAAGACGGGCCTGGCCGAGGTTCCGGGGGACTGGCTCGAGCGTCTGACGATCGCGTACGAGCCGGTGTGGGCGATCGGCACGGGCAAGACGGCGACGCCCGACGACGCGCAATCGGCGCACGCGCACATCCGCGAGTTGGTGGCCCATTTGTATGGCCCGGAGCGGGCGGCGCGATTGCGGATCCAGTACGGCGGGTCGCTGAAGGCGGGGAACGCCGCGGAACTCTTCGCCCAGGGTGACGTGGACGGCGGCCTGGTCGGCGGCGCGTCGCTCAAGGCGGTGGAGTTCGTGGGCATCGTGAAGGCGGCGGCGATTGCTCGCGCCTGA
- a CDS encoding CoA-binding protein, whose translation MRVMIVGASGDREKFGNKAVRAYQRQGHEVVPVNPRGGLIEGLAVVRRVEDAVGPFDRVLFYVPAEVGEEVMPHVLGRGDVGEVWLNPGSESEALVAMVEEAGVPVIQACAIVDVGERAE comes from the coding sequence ATGAGAGTGATGATCGTCGGGGCGTCGGGGGATCGTGAGAAGTTTGGGAACAAGGCGGTGCGGGCGTACCAAAGGCAGGGGCACGAGGTGGTGCCCGTGAACCCGAGGGGCGGCTTGATTGAGGGTTTGGCGGTGGTGCGGCGGGTTGAGGATGCGGTTGGGCCGTTTGACCGGGTGCTGTTTTATGTGCCGGCGGAGGTTGGGGAGGAGGTGATGCCTCACGTTCTCGGACGGGGTGATGTGGGAGAGGTGTGGCTGAATCCTGGGTCAGAGAGTGAGGCGTTGGTGGCGATGGTGGAGGAGGCTGGAGTGCCTGTGATTCAGGCGTGCGCGATTGTGGATGTGGGGGAGAGGGCGGAGTGA
- a CDS encoding aminopeptidase P family protein: MAKRITTGGSGSGDRGGRNKRARVHTPAKGRGKGTSKGSGGSARRPAPIKVAAVRGAGRAQALGKRGPTPDFAARIARLLSETRKRGVEHAVISHSTDVGYLTGFLGGDSVLCVGPELGSKGAVIVSDGRYAEELEPQHTLADVVLRTKGMWETVGDVLKRQRVARFAVQAEHLSVAEYETIQRAMASGDGMEAVAISGLVGALRLVKDEAEIELIQTAIRIQEAALLAVLPTIRAGQTELEIAANLEAEMKKRGSSRCWFDSIVGARANGSLPHYRPARTKTAAGAPLLIDWGATFEGYCGDMTRTFSLGKWSKTMREIYEIVREAQEMSAAALAPGRMAHSIDRIAREHIEKHGYELPHGLGHGLGMTKEPPYLNPLMADMELRPGHVVTVEPGIYLPGIGGVRIEDLYVITETGARNFCRLPKMLEWSTLR; encoded by the coding sequence ATGGCCAAACGCATCACCACAGGCGGCTCGGGATCTGGAGATCGGGGTGGTCGGAACAAGCGGGCGCGTGTGCACACGCCGGCGAAAGGCCGCGGGAAGGGAACGTCGAAAGGCTCGGGTGGTTCTGCGCGTCGGCCTGCGCCGATCAAGGTCGCGGCGGTTCGTGGCGCGGGGCGGGCGCAGGCGTTGGGGAAGCGCGGGCCGACGCCCGACTTTGCGGCGCGGATCGCGCGGCTGTTGAGTGAGACGCGCAAGCGCGGCGTGGAGCACGCGGTGATCAGCCACTCGACGGACGTTGGATATCTCACGGGATTTCTGGGTGGGGACAGCGTGCTGTGCGTGGGGCCTGAACTCGGTTCCAAGGGCGCGGTGATCGTGAGCGATGGGCGGTATGCCGAGGAACTCGAGCCGCAGCACACGCTCGCGGATGTGGTGCTGCGGACGAAGGGGATGTGGGAAACGGTGGGCGATGTGTTGAAGCGGCAGCGCGTCGCGCGGTTCGCGGTGCAGGCGGAGCACCTGAGCGTCGCGGAGTATGAGACGATCCAGCGGGCGATGGCGAGCGGCGACGGGATGGAGGCGGTGGCGATCTCGGGGCTTGTGGGCGCGCTGAGGCTCGTGAAGGACGAGGCGGAGATCGAACTGATCCAAACGGCGATCCGGATCCAGGAGGCGGCGCTGCTGGCGGTGCTGCCGACGATCCGTGCGGGTCAGACGGAACTGGAGATCGCGGCGAACCTCGAGGCGGAGATGAAGAAGCGCGGGAGCAGCCGCTGCTGGTTTGATTCGATCGTGGGCGCGAGGGCGAATGGATCGCTGCCGCACTATCGGCCGGCGCGGACGAAGACGGCGGCGGGTGCTCCGCTTCTGATCGACTGGGGGGCGACGTTCGAGGGGTACTGCGGCGACATGACGCGGACGTTCTCCTTGGGCAAGTGGTCGAAGACGATGCGTGAGATCTATGAGATCGTGCGCGAGGCGCAGGAGATGTCGGCGGCGGCGCTGGCGCCGGGGCGGATGGCGCACTCGATCGATCGGATCGCGCGCGAGCACATCGAGAAGCACGGGTATGAGTTGCCCCACGGGCTTGGGCATGGGCTGGGGATGACGAAGGAGCCGCCGTATTTGAATCCGCTGATGGCGGACATGGAGTTGAGGCCCGGGCACGTGGTGACGGTGGAGCCTGGGATTTACCTGCCGGGGATCGGGGGCGTGCGGATCGAGGACTTGTACGTGATCACGGAGACGGGGGCGCGGAACTTCTGCAGGTTGCCGAAGATGCTGGAGTGGTCGACGCTTCGGTGA
- the accB gene encoding acetyl-CoA carboxylase biotin carboxyl carrier protein, with the protein MLDKLKDIVKLMVDNDLSEVDLKIKEDTIKVRRGPAAGTTVNHQPVMYGGMGGSMPMAAPAFAAPASAAHAPVAAASAAPTPSAGGGTPAGLVAIESPMVGTFYSAPNPDTPAFVKPGASIGPDSVVCLIEAMKVFNEIKAEKSGVIEQILVKNGEAVEFGQKLFLIRPA; encoded by the coding sequence ATGCTCGACAAACTGAAGGACATCGTGAAGTTGATGGTGGACAACGATTTGTCTGAGGTTGATCTGAAGATCAAGGAGGACACGATCAAGGTTCGGCGCGGGCCCGCGGCGGGAACGACCGTGAATCACCAGCCGGTGATGTATGGGGGTATGGGCGGCTCGATGCCGATGGCGGCGCCCGCGTTCGCGGCGCCTGCGTCCGCGGCTCATGCACCGGTCGCGGCGGCGAGCGCGGCCCCGACGCCCTCGGCTGGCGGCGGAACGCCCGCGGGGCTTGTGGCGATCGAGAGCCCGATGGTCGGAACGTTCTATTCGGCGCCGAATCCGGACACGCCGGCGTTTGTGAAACCCGGGGCGAGCATCGGGCCCGATTCGGTCGTGTGCCTGATCGAGGCGATGAAGGTCTTCAACGAGATCAAGGCGGAGAAGTCGGGCGTGATCGAGCAGATTCTCGTGAAGAACGGCGAGGCGGTGGAGTTCGGTCAGAAGTTGTTCCTGATTCGGCCGGCGTGA
- a CDS encoding prepilin-type N-terminal cleavage/methylation domain-containing protein, which yields MRATRHAFTLIELLVVVAIIALLIGILLPAIAKARQAARTVACGSQLHQIGIGTIQYLVDFKDHLPQALGPLPGGGEAVIGALFAGKKGQLPFYGIDTIGPERRPLNRYVLDFTPPPDKSPANIGLPVFHSPVDKGAQNTGVPIPGFDRTDSMYELLGSSYTLNDHALEGDSVPTLVPRQPDGGGGRMPPVTNTAKTWVVATHTIYNYEQDGDRGMDWLTRTTNAGTRANLLYVDAHVRTGVTVPRGIVNTTADYTFLP from the coding sequence ATGCGCGCGACACGCCACGCCTTCACCCTCATCGAACTCCTTGTCGTCGTCGCCATCATCGCGCTCCTCATCGGCATCCTCCTCCCAGCGATCGCCAAGGCACGACAGGCCGCTCGCACCGTCGCCTGCGGCAGCCAACTCCACCAGATCGGCATCGGAACCATCCAATACCTCGTTGATTTCAAGGACCACCTCCCGCAGGCGCTCGGCCCGCTCCCCGGCGGCGGCGAGGCCGTCATCGGAGCCCTCTTCGCCGGGAAAAAAGGCCAACTCCCGTTCTACGGCATCGACACCATCGGTCCCGAACGCCGCCCGCTGAATCGATACGTCCTCGACTTCACGCCGCCACCCGACAAAAGCCCCGCCAACATCGGACTCCCCGTCTTCCACTCACCCGTCGACAAGGGCGCCCAGAACACCGGCGTTCCCATCCCCGGCTTCGATCGCACCGATTCCATGTACGAACTCCTCGGCTCGAGTTACACGCTCAACGACCACGCCCTCGAGGGCGACAGTGTTCCGACGCTCGTCCCACGACAACCCGACGGCGGCGGCGGCCGGATGCCGCCCGTCACCAACACCGCCAAAACCTGGGTCGTCGCCACGCACACCATCTACAATTACGAGCAGGACGGCGATCGCGGCATGGACTGGCTGACGCGCACCACTAACGCCGGAACCCGGGCAAATCTCCTGTACGTCGATGCCCACGTGCGCACCGGCGTCACCGTCCCGCGCGGCATCGTGAACACGACCGCCGATTACACGTTTTTGCCCTGA
- a CDS encoding sigma-70 family RNA polymerase sigma factor, with amino-acid sequence MSVAQLLGRMRNGDRVAAAEFVHRFEPMIRRRIRSRLNSSMRRLFDSSEIFSTVCRRLDEYVMKRSIEAEGVPQLLSLMQTITQHSIADKERVILRLRAVEEEDTPIARRLGLRAQTKWSTERGSYADVERIFGMLDSENDRSILMHWLWGMPHNVTAEQLGMTHAAVRKRWQLIRERLAERLSDDERA; translated from the coding sequence ATGTCAGTTGCTCAACTTTTGGGGCGGATGCGGAATGGCGACCGAGTCGCTGCGGCAGAGTTCGTTCATCGCTTCGAGCCGATGATCCGGCGGCGGATCCGCTCTCGGCTTAACTCCTCGATGCGACGGCTCTTCGACAGTAGCGAGATCTTCTCAACGGTCTGCCGGCGTCTCGACGAGTACGTCATGAAGCGATCGATCGAGGCCGAGGGCGTGCCGCAACTTCTGTCGCTTATGCAGACGATCACCCAGCACTCCATCGCGGACAAAGAGCGCGTGATATTGCGCCTCCGTGCCGTCGAGGAAGAGGACACGCCCATCGCGCGAAGGCTTGGTCTGCGCGCGCAGACAAAATGGTCGACCGAGAGGGGCTCGTACGCCGATGTCGAACGGATCTTCGGGATGCTCGACTCAGAGAACGACCGCTCCATCCTCATGCACTGGCTCTGGGGCATGCCCCACAACGTGACGGCCGAGCAACTCGGGATGACCCACGCGGCGGTCCGCAAGCGATGGCAACTCATCCGCGAGCGTCTTGCCGAACGTCTCTCAGATGATGAGCGTGCGTAA
- a CDS encoding DUF4259 domain-containing protein: MDEMGAWGFGHFENDDAADWAADLVEMDDAALIEEAFERVLNAKEAYAEAPEACCALAAAEVVAALKGARGSDLPEEIHGWVEGKPSPAASLVQRAAQAVKAIRESSELRDLFDEQDDLAEWEPRVADLERRLAA; this comes from the coding sequence ATGGACGAGATGGGTGCCTGGGGCTTTGGCCACTTTGAGAATGACGACGCTGCCGACTGGGCGGCGGATCTTGTGGAGATGGACGACGCCGCCTTGATCGAGGAGGCGTTCGAGCGTGTGCTGAACGCAAAGGAGGCATACGCGGAGGCTCCCGAGGCGTGCTGTGCGCTCGCCGCGGCGGAGGTTGTGGCCGCGCTGAAGGGCGCACGCGGGTCGGACCTTCCCGAGGAGATCCACGGATGGGTGGAGGGGAAGCCCTCGCCGGCGGCGTCGCTGGTTCAGCGTGCGGCCCAGGCGGTCAAGGCGATCCGCGAGTCGTCGGAGTTGCGCGATCTCTTCGACGAGCAGGACGATCTCGCCGAGTGGGAGCCGCGTGTTGCGGATCTGGAGCGTCGCCTGGCGGCGTGA
- a CDS encoding SpoIIE family protein phosphatase, producing MPRRDSSSTLHMDHVEAFDRERGRVLRKRIQWYCILAITLMLVGLTAYLPDLLGSRDTLSTSNSDSVTSVVGAAENLSIGLLFSGVLAYLLIRRPPRSRLVWVLTWLTITALAIAMSFEVLKYQANRDAYATAEDVRNAQAWAGVIAIMAFAMMFTLACVLVPMTIRESARIALACFTIFVAVIVLLVKSPANLALWLMLGFVASAAPGMAWSWWRYREFDARFQAARIKERFENLTGEVQELSAELVQARRLHEALFPPQISDGPIRLAYRYEPMRDIGGDFLFVHTAPSGTLSVVLIDVSGHGIPAALAVNRIHGELQRLVAVQPEVGPDALLKDINTYALAALGAQGVFATAMCVRFDADARALTWASAGHPTAFVRSTDGEMHELASTATMLGILDASEYDPSPKSLAFSPGDRLLAYTDGAMEARDAWGKELSMPGIAKLARAGWAAGEASVADLVMRAVVAHRDGGPMDDTLIVEVEFAAVPSSVPASAAGDLDQGKNV from the coding sequence ATGCCCCGACGAGACTCCTCATCCACGCTCCACATGGACCACGTCGAGGCCTTCGATCGCGAGCGCGGCCGCGTCCTGCGCAAACGCATCCAGTGGTACTGCATCCTTGCTATCACCTTGATGCTCGTCGGCCTGACCGCCTACCTGCCCGATCTCCTCGGCTCTCGCGACACATTGTCTACCTCCAACTCCGACAGCGTGACCAGCGTCGTCGGCGCCGCCGAGAATCTCTCCATCGGCCTCCTCTTCTCCGGCGTGCTCGCCTACCTGCTCATCCGCCGCCCGCCCCGAAGCCGTCTCGTCTGGGTCCTCACCTGGCTGACGATCACCGCTCTCGCCATTGCCATGTCCTTCGAGGTCCTGAAGTACCAGGCGAATCGAGACGCCTACGCCACCGCCGAGGACGTGCGAAACGCCCAGGCCTGGGCCGGCGTCATCGCCATCATGGCCTTCGCCATGATGTTCACCCTCGCCTGCGTCCTCGTTCCCATGACCATCCGCGAGTCCGCCCGCATCGCCCTCGCCTGCTTCACCATCTTCGTCGCCGTCATCGTCCTTCTCGTGAAATCTCCCGCGAATCTCGCCCTGTGGCTCATGCTCGGCTTCGTCGCCAGCGCCGCGCCCGGCATGGCCTGGAGCTGGTGGCGATACCGCGAGTTCGACGCGAGATTCCAGGCCGCACGCATCAAGGAACGATTCGAGAATCTCACGGGCGAGGTCCAGGAACTCTCCGCCGAACTCGTGCAGGCGAGACGCCTGCACGAGGCCCTCTTCCCGCCGCAGATCTCCGACGGGCCGATCCGACTCGCCTATCGCTACGAGCCCATGCGAGACATCGGCGGCGATTTTCTCTTCGTGCACACGGCACCATCCGGAACTCTAAGCGTCGTACTCATCGATGTCTCAGGCCATGGCATCCCCGCCGCCCTCGCCGTCAATCGGATCCATGGCGAACTCCAACGACTCGTCGCCGTGCAGCCCGAAGTTGGACCCGACGCCCTGCTCAAGGACATCAACACCTACGCCCTCGCCGCGTTGGGCGCACAGGGTGTATTCGCCACCGCGATGTGCGTCCGATTCGACGCCGACGCGCGCGCACTCACCTGGGCCAGCGCCGGCCATCCCACCGCCTTCGTCCGCTCCACCGATGGCGAGATGCACGAACTCGCCTCCACCGCCACCATGCTCGGCATCCTCGACGCGAGCGAGTATGACCCGTCGCCGAAGTCGCTCGCGTTCTCGCCCGGCGATCGGCTCCTCGCGTACACCGACGGCGCCATGGAGGCCCGCGACGCGTGGGGCAAGGAACTCTCCATGCCCGGCATCGCGAAACTGGCCCGCGCCGGCTGGGCGGCGGGCGAGGCTTCCGTCGCCGACCTGGTCATGCGCGCGGTCGTCGCCCACCGCGACGGCGGCCCGATGGACGACACGCTCATCGTCGAGGTCGAGTTCGCGGCCGTGCCGAGTTCCGTGCCCGCGAGCGCCGCCGGTGATTTGGATCAGGGCAAAAACGTGTAA
- the metF gene encoding methylenetetrahydrofolate reductase [NAD(P)H] yields MHLRDIFKSHHSTFSFEFFPPKTAEGANDLFESIRELESLRPTFVSATYGAGGSTRDLTHNLVVRLKSDTSLDPVPHLTCVGHDEREVGAILERYAAAGISNILALRGDVPKSIEGSPWKSFHYAGDLVRFIKKFADKGIHPDSRGFGIAVAGFPEGHPETPNRLVEIDRLKAKVDEGADAIITQLFFDNRDFYDFRARCEMAGIKVPIVAGIMPITSTAGMKRMAELALGARYPASLLRALNRAGGDEDGVRRVGIHWATEQSRDLLDHDVAGIHFYTLNRSTATREIYATLGVKDSSGLRR; encoded by the coding sequence ATGCACCTTCGAGACATCTTCAAATCCCACCACTCGACCTTCTCCTTCGAGTTCTTTCCACCCAAGACCGCCGAGGGCGCCAACGACCTCTTCGAGTCCATCCGTGAACTCGAGTCCCTCCGACCCACCTTCGTCTCCGCCACCTACGGCGCCGGCGGCAGCACCCGCGACCTCACCCACAACCTCGTCGTCCGGCTCAAGTCCGACACCTCCCTCGATCCCGTCCCCCATCTCACCTGCGTCGGCCACGACGAACGCGAGGTCGGAGCCATCCTCGAGCGCTACGCCGCCGCCGGCATCAGCAACATCCTCGCCCTCCGAGGCGACGTTCCCAAGTCCATCGAAGGCTCTCCCTGGAAGTCCTTCCACTACGCCGGCGATCTCGTCCGCTTCATCAAGAAGTTCGCCGACAAGGGCATCCATCCCGACTCGCGAGGCTTCGGCATCGCCGTCGCCGGGTTCCCCGAAGGCCACCCCGAGACCCCCAACCGCCTCGTCGAGATCGACCGTCTCAAGGCCAAAGTGGACGAGGGCGCCGACGCCATCATCACCCAACTCTTCTTCGACAACCGTGACTTCTACGACTTCCGCGCCCGCTGCGAGATGGCCGGCATCAAGGTCCCCATCGTCGCCGGCATCATGCCCATCACCTCCACCGCCGGCATGAAACGAATGGCCGAGCTCGCCCTCGGTGCCCGATACCCCGCCTCCCTCCTCCGCGCCCTCAACCGCGCCGGTGGCGACGAGGACGGCGTCCGACGCGTCGGCATCCACTGGGCCACCGAGCAATCCCGAGACCTCCTCGACCACGACGTCGCCGGAATCCACTTCTACACCCTCAACCGCTCCACCGCCACCCGCGAGATCTACGCCACCCTCGGCGTCAAAGACTCCTCGGGCCTCCGCCGATAG
- a CDS encoding Glu/Leu/Phe/Val dehydrogenase has product MLHAADVMDLPQYLKLVLAQPKNEIMVHFPVLMDNGKWSLFKGYRVQHNNALGPYKGGLRFHHDVHLDDVKSLAFLMTMKCSLVGVPYGGGKGGIKVNPRDHSTAEMQRIVRRFTSAIAHNIGPDYDIPAPDVGSNAQHMAWIADTYSFLSEVAGQNPSAVITGKPIEYGGSLGREKATGQGVVDTLVEMLPELNLKPAQCTFSTLGYGNVGSWSSRIFQDKGAKMIAAADHTGFIRNDQGIDAHDLAMHCETKGSVSSYPKATKCSKEEFYKAKVDVFIPAALEQMIQEPEASMLNCKVVAEGANAPTTPAGERVLQSRGVEILPAILCNAGGVTVSYFEWLQNKTFQSWDLEKVDQTLNKHMVRAAQRVRVARKKYNVDLRTAAYIAALERLAKAYEVRGIFP; this is encoded by the coding sequence ATGCTCCACGCGGCGGATGTCATGGACCTGCCGCAATACTTGAAGTTGGTTCTGGCGCAGCCGAAGAACGAGATCATGGTTCACTTCCCGGTGCTGATGGACAATGGGAAGTGGAGCCTGTTCAAGGGGTACCGGGTTCAGCACAACAACGCGCTGGGGCCGTACAAGGGCGGATTGCGGTTCCATCACGACGTGCACCTGGACGACGTGAAGAGTCTGGCGTTTTTGATGACGATGAAGTGTTCGCTCGTGGGCGTGCCGTATGGCGGGGGCAAGGGCGGGATCAAGGTGAACCCGCGCGACCACTCGACAGCGGAGATGCAGCGGATCGTGCGCCGGTTCACGTCGGCGATCGCGCACAACATCGGGCCGGACTATGACATCCCCGCGCCCGACGTCGGCTCGAACGCGCAGCACATGGCGTGGATCGCGGACACGTACTCGTTCCTGTCGGAGGTCGCGGGACAGAATCCGTCGGCGGTGATCACCGGGAAGCCGATCGAGTATGGCGGGTCCTTGGGTCGTGAGAAAGCGACGGGGCAGGGCGTGGTGGACACGCTGGTGGAGATGCTCCCGGAGTTGAACCTGAAGCCCGCGCAGTGCACGTTCAGCACGCTGGGCTATGGCAACGTGGGCTCGTGGTCGTCGCGGATCTTCCAGGACAAGGGCGCGAAGATGATCGCGGCCGCCGACCACACGGGGTTCATCCGCAACGATCAGGGGATCGACGCGCACGACCTCGCGATGCACTGCGAGACCAAGGGGAGCGTCTCGTCGTATCCCAAGGCGACGAAGTGCTCGAAGGAAGAGTTCTACAAGGCGAAGGTGGACGTGTTCATCCCGGCGGCGCTGGAGCAGATGATCCAGGAGCCCGAGGCGAGCATGCTGAACTGCAAGGTCGTGGCGGAGGGCGCCAACGCCCCCACCACGCCCGCAGGGGAGCGCGTGCTGCAGTCGCGGGGCGTGGAGATCCTTCCGGCGATCCTGTGCAACGCGGGCGGCGTCACGGTCAGTTACTTCGAGTGGCTGCAGAACAAGACGTTCCAGTCGTGGGACCTGGAGAAGGTGGACCAGACGCTGAACAAGCACATGGTCCGGGCGGCCCAGCGGGTGCGCGTGGCGCGGAAGAAGTACAACGTCGATCTCCGGACGGCGGCGTACATCGCGGCGCTCGAGCGGCTGGCCAAGGCCTATGAGGTGCGCGGGATCTTCCCATAA